CAGCGGATTTTAGATTTTATAATTTTTACCATTCTTGATTGATTTATATAAGTATATACCTCGGTGATGAAGTTACGGATCATTAAGCTGACTTCCATTAGGGTTTTGTCAGAATGAAGAGGATCCATGCAAGGAAAAATATTTGTCAGTGTACTGTTTTGTGGGTCTTGTACAAAGCCACTGAACGCTGAGCAAACGTCTTCTGCGAATCTGCGTTGAGTGAAAAAAAAACTGAGGAGTCAGGAACAAGTTGGGGTTTGTCTTTAGGGTTTGATCAGCTTACGTGTGAAGGAAGAAATCGAAACCAGTTAGAGCCCAAGAAAGAGTTGTTAATATCCAACACAAGAATATCACCCTGATTAGTAAAAAAAATTAGAAACATAATAAATAATCTTTACAATCCAATTTAACAAGAAATTATGTTTAGTTGGATGGCTTACATGATGAATCCAGGGTGCCAATGAAGCAAGATAGGAACTGTGATAGATACAAGCAAAAAAAAATAAAAAATTAGACACATAAAAATTCAGACATAACTTGTAGTGGATGTTAAATGATCTTACCGAGGGCTAGAAGGAGAACGAATAAGTTGGTCGATGCAATCACAAGATGAGTTACATACCTGAGAAGACAAAAAACATACAGACCAGAACAATGTTGGACTTTTGATACAGAGAGAAGATCAAAAACAAAACATAAGATCTGAGGAGAGGAGATTACGAGATTTGGATGGCGAGATCAATGGTAGGACCGTTATGGTGAACAAAGCTTTGAATCATCTGAGATCCTTTTTTGAGTCGATGACTAGTGACATTGAGAAGATGAGTCGTTGTCTGATCGTAGGGAAGCAACAGGTACTGTATCCTCGTCAGCGACGTTATCACGGTACGTATGTTTCTGTCTACATCTTCTCCTGTTTTGTCTATGGTTTCTTTCATCTCCTCTGTTCTGGACTTCGAGCTTTGGTTGGCTGCTATCACTATCCCTGTCGTTGCCCTGTTTAAATTTTATCAAATCCAAGTGAGTGATATTATTATTATTTTTTATTTATTTTAATATCAGGAGGTTCATGAATAGGCCCGAAACCACATCATATAATATCAGTTTCGTTGCAGCGGTCACTGGAACTGGAAACCTTTGCGACACAATGACCAGAGTCTTTTTCAAATTGAGCTAATGATCTCCGGTACTAAGTGAGTTATGGATAGAGAAGAAGAAAGTGTTTATATATAAAGCTTACACTGAGAGAAACATGAAGAGAAGAAGAAGTAAGAAGAGAGGAAGATAGTAACGGTCAAGATATCGACGTTGCGTGGAAGAAACACGTCTTCTTTTGTTGAAGAAAGCTACGTAAAGACCGAAGCATACGCCGGCAATAAGAAACACTCCGGCGACGGCGTAACCGTGGATTCCGGTAAAAAACGTAGCCTGACGATATGCCATTAAAATATTACTTTTAACTCTACGTTAATAAAAAGATCTACTACAAAAAAAAAAAAATGAGAAGAAGAAGAAGAAGAGAGACTCACTGCCCAATAATGTTTGTCTTGAACGTTGAAACTTCCGTTGTAATACCTAAAGCTTTTAAGAGGGTCGCGTCTCTTAAACCGGTCATGATCTCCACCGTCCGGTAAACTGTGAACCGGCAAAACCGGAGAAATCACGGCCGTTAAGAGGAGCTGAAACAGAACTCCGAGTATTCTTGGTTTTGTCATGATGATCGAAAATCATGTTACTAGTTTATTTTCACATATCTTTTTGGGGGATTAAAAGAGATTTATGAGACTACATTTGTTATAAATATTTGGTTATTGTATTGCCTTTCTTCTGGGTGTGTTTGACTTACTTACTAAGGTAAGGATAGCTTGTGGCCACATTGTTCTTTCTTTCTTTTTTTTTTTGTTTTTGGGTGAAGGAAGGAGAGTGATTAGAGTAACGTATCTTAAGCCGGTTTTCCCTGCTTTCTTTATTTGACTCGCTCTTCTTCTTTTGTTGGTTTTACTTTGTTCACAAAGAAAAGAAGGAAGGAAAAAGAGATCAAATACATACTTTACTAAAGCGTACGTGAGTTATATACAATATTCGACATGCTTCTCATACGAAAGAGTTTTGACCATTTTACTAATTTGGAAAAATCACACTGGTATTGTAATCCTATCAAGTGTCTTTAGACTATTTGCTGAATGTTTACATGAGTAAATGATGGATCACATTTATCTCACAACAATACAGTATAAATATTGTAGTTAAAATTTCCTTAGTTTAAAAATAAAATATAGTATAATTCTCTCAAATAGTCATTTTTAAGTTGTCATAAAAATAGTTTCAAAGAAGAAAAAGATCAAAATAACCTCTTTTATTTTGAAATTTTAATTATTATTTTTTATTTTTTAAAATTTGAAATCATATCCCAAAACTCCATCTCTTAACTCTAAACCCTAAATCCAGATTAGTTAACCCTAGGATAAAAATATATTTTTATCTTTTAATAAAAATTATTTTTGTCATTTTTTTCCATTGAAAGCTGTTTTTGTGAAAATAAATTAAAAAGACTATCCTAAAAAATTTCTCTAATATATCTAATCAATTAATTTAGAGTTCTATTTTATCTACTATACAAAGATTGTCATTTAAATTTGGACCTATTAATTTCACTAATATTAAAACATACTTGACTTACATTAAAACACACACGTTTCATTGACAGAAATTAGAAAATATCAGCATATATTTTCGGGATTGCTCAAACCGATTTGGTTTTCATTGAGTTTTTTTTTTCAATTTTAGTCCTCTTATCTATTTTTACAACAATATTACTATTTTGAAAAGCAGAAGTATGATATACATATATTTGATTTCTGTTTGTCAACAAGATGCAATCCGGATCATAACAGGATGCAATCCGGATCTAAAAAAAAACTTTTTTGAAAATTAATAACTCTATTAATTAATAAAATATCAAATTTCCAACATTATTAATTTATAGAGATTTTACTGTATTTAACTTTAAAATAGAAATTACTATTCCTTCCAAATTTAGTAAGTTACGCATAAAAATATGTGTTTCAGAGGACATATCAACAACTTTGTTTGTTATAGAATTACAGTATATATAGTATTAATATATAAACAATTTATTTATAAATAACCATTATAAAGTAAAAGCTAAATACATATAAAATAGATACTCACCAAAACAACAAAAATGTTA
This genomic interval from Brassica oleracea var. oleracea cultivar TO1000 chromosome C2, BOL, whole genome shotgun sequence contains the following:
- the LOC106325351 gene encoding uncharacterized protein LOC106325351, translated to MTKPRILGVLFQLLLTAVISPVLPVHSLPDGGDHDRFKRRDPLKSFRYYNGSFNVQDKHYWAATFFTGIHGYAVAGVFLIAGVCFGLYVAFFNKRRRVSSTQRRYLDRYYLPLFLLLLLFMFLSVATTGIVIAANQSSKSRTEEMKETIDKTGEDVDRNIRTVITSLTRIQYLLLPYDQTTTHLLNVTSHRLKKGSQMIQSFVHHNGPTIDLAIQISYVTHLVIASTNLFVLLLALVPILLHWHPGFIMVIFLCWILTTLSWALTGFDFFLHTFAEDVCSAFSGFVQDPQNSTLTNIFPCMDPLHSDKTLMEVSLMIRNFITELNSKVASSMRSYALTDRSRTVSSSAPESGLICDPFLGQQINSYTPQSCSNGAIPIGQFPNVLSRFTCHDKDPPETCRITGKFIPEAAYLKVYAYSNSAQGMLDILPSLQNLMQCLHVKDTLSSIVSNQCKPFRASMYRLWACMIALSLIMKVTVLLFLARAYQERGKSFAWFSIHPTSEEEVRQVNI